The Rheinheimera mangrovi genome contains the following window.
TTCAGGCCCAGGTAGCACGGCATCTTTCGGTATCAACTCCAGTTGGCAAGCTTTGGAGTTAATACCGCGTTTTTAGGATCTGACTATCAGACGTCGGCTTCAGCCAGAGCCACTGCTGCCACTTCGATTGCTTCTTCACCAGCCAGCGGGATTTTTTCACATAAAATCCAGTCTTTTTCATCGACCCAGTTTTGTGCACCACCAGCGACAGTGCGGATTGGCACTATATAACGGCAGGAAGTCTGAGGTTTTACTGATGCAAAAATTGGCACAAAACCAAAGTTCAGTGCAGTTTCAATCAGTGCCTGCTGGTTATGCGGGTCAATATCTGCTGCTTCGTCGATATAAATTGGAATACGGTATTTACCGCGCTCACGTTCAGAGAGCAACTGTCGGATAAACAACATACCGCACAATAACTTAATGGTGATACGGGTACCGTTGGAGCCTGCTGAGTCTATTTTGTCAAAGAACTCCACTTCACCAGCCCGATTCACCACTTTAAAACGAATATCAAACAAGTCAGATAAAGTTAAACCACCTTTTTCGCTGGCCGCCTGAATTAAGTAATCCTTCGCGGCCTGCACTTCACGCTCATTGCTGCTGGCGTTTGGCGCTAATAAATCCAGCGTATCGCCTTGTTGATAAGCTTCTGAGGTGGTCAGAATGGTATCGATATGGCCAACCAATAGAGCCCGGTCGACAATTTCAATTTTAAAATCCTGCAGGTTGGAGATCTGATGACGCCAAATGCCGCGGTTAAAGCTGTTGAGCTCACGGTGCAGACGGTTTAAGTCGTCGCGTAAGCCTTTGAGCGTGGACGCAACTTCTGTTAATGCCACCCGGGCACGACGTTCAATGGCTTCACGTTCTTTGTCCAGGTGATGAAAAGCGCTTATGAGTTTCTGGAACTTCAGCTCCTCATCCGATTCAACTTCAAACTTGGTAATGCCAGCGTTAAATATAAACAAGTAGGTATTTTTGATATTGACGTCGATAAGCTTCAGCTCATTACACTGCTTGTTAAAGTCGCGTAATACGTCGGCTAAGTTGTCAAAATCCAACGTTACTTCAATAGGATAAGGTGTAACTTTGCCGGAGTAGAAATCGAGCTGGAAGTCGATACGCTCTTTTTTCTCCTGCTCAATACGTTCGGCCTGACGTTTAATTTGTTCCTGCTTGTTCGAAACTAAATTACGACGATCCGACAAGGTAGAGGCCTTATGCTGTACTTCAGCCAATTGCTCCTGCAGCTTGTCTTCTTCAATTTCCAGTTCGGACTGCAGCGCTTGCTGCTCATCGCTGATTTCCAGCATCTGCTGGTAGCGGCCAAACTTTTTGATGTCTTCTTCGGCTTGCAATAAATCCTGATACAAACGGTCTTTTTCGCGGGTTTTACCAGCCAAATCACCAGCCACAGCCAGTTGTTGTTCCAGCGTATGCAAGGTTTGCTGCAGTGCTTCAATTTGCTCTTTCAGCTGGATTTTATTCTCAAGGCTATTTTGCTCGACTGGCTGCAGGTGATGCAGGTCAATAACGACGCCTGGTAAATGCAGTTTGCCTTGTTTAAAGCAATCGGCAATTTTCTCCAGTTGCTCTGAAAACAGCGCATCGTCCAGAATTTCAATATCACCGCCACCTGTGGTGGATAGCGATAATAAATCCGGATTCAGAATGCGGGTGATTTGCTGCACTTCCGGCAGGCTTAAGTCTTCGCGCAAACGCGAATACAGGTTAAATTCCAGGTTTTTCAGTTGCAGCTTTAAGCTTTGCAGCTGCTTGGCGCTTTGGCTTTTCTGGTGTGCCAAAGTGGTGGCATTGACCTGACTTGCGCCTTGTAAGCTGTGGCTTAACTGCTCGTAGGCAGAACGTATATTGCTTAAGTTGGTCTGCAAGGTGGCTTCGTTACTTAAGCTGAATTTTTGTGACAGGCCATCAAATTCGCCAAACCATTGCTGCAATTGCTGCTGACGGCCAGAGAGTTCTTTAATTTGGCCTACATACAAACGCTGCCGTTCTTCCAGCTGATTTTTTTCGGCCAAAAGACCGGTCAGCTGTTCGTTCAGAAGCTCTTGCTGATCGTCAAAGTAGCTGTGGAATTCGGTTAAAGCCACGTCCAGCTTAGGCGCATAAGTGGCTAAACGGCCTTTGAGCACTGAGCGGTTGTCGAGCAGGCTTTCCAGCGCTGTAACGGCTTCCTGCTGGTTTTCCAAAGCTTTCAGTTCACGTCTGTCTTTATTGACCTTTTCAAAGGCGTTGTGCCAGACCTGATAAAAATCGACCTTAGGGTCACCTAAGTGGCGGGCAAACACTGGCAATAACAGCCGTTTGACGTCCTGCGCTGTTAAGCGGTGCAGGTTCAGAATACGGCGAAAAATATCTTTGTAGACAGGGGCATCAGACACGTTCGCCAGTGGGATCATCCGAAGGTTAATACGACTGTCAAAAGGCGTGGCACCGCCTGTCAGCATGGCGTTCAGTTCAGACTGTTTTAATTCAATTGGATCAAAACCTAAACCACGTAAATGATGGTCCAGCTTGTTATACCGGACATAACTTTTGCCATCTAAATAATGGTTTAAGTCCAGTTTGCCTTTGTAGCAAAAATACTGGAAAGCGTAACCGGCAATTTTACCGCGGCCGGCGACGCCAATCACCACTGGGCCGTCGGGCAAATTGGCTTCCAGCAGGATGTAACTTTGGTCAGTGCCGAAGTAGAACTTACGGGTTTCGTCTAAGTCGTGGCCGTCCCACTCCGTTAAACGTAAATCGTTAATCAGCGGGAACTGCAGGGCGTTGATCACCGAACTTTTACCCGTATTATTCGGCGCGCAAATGGAGGATGAATCATCCAGTGGGATCACACATTTGGCATAACCTGCTGTATTGAGCAGTGCGAGTTTAGTTAAGCCATACAACTCCGATTTGATTGACTCAGACATCGGCTTGCTCCTCTGCTACAGCGCTGTGATCCACATCCATTAACGCATCTAAATAACGATACACAGGAGATAATAATTTGATCTGATCGCCGCTTGGCCGCGCCAGACCATAACGTAATAAGCGGTTGGATATTTCACGTTTCATGTCGGTCACTGAGAAAATTTCCAGTTGTTCGAATAAATGGTATTGCTGCTGCAGTAACTGGCCCCAGATTTCTGTGGTAATTTCATGTTCAAATAAAGCCCGCAGCGGGTCCTGGCCTTTGTCGGCATAAAACTCGACCAAGGCAAATAAGGTTAAAGCAAAAAGCCGGGAGATTTTTCCCATGCTGGCGGTGGCATCATCTACTTCAAAATAAAAGAAACCACGGCTGTCGCGTTTTAATGTATTACCCAGAGCTCCAAACAGAGCTGTGTAGGAGTCTTCCTGCTGATCCAGTTCCTGCCATAAGGCAAAATCCTGTTCGCTGATATGGTAACCGTTCGATAGCTTTTTGCTGATCTCAGCCAGTTGGGTCAGTTCATCTAAGTTTAATTGCATTTATAAAGTCCCGGCTTCGCTGCTTTGGAAAGGGTGTAAGGTCAGCTTATAGCCATTGAGTGTCAATTCTGTGTGCTGTTCGCTGTGCTGTAGAGTCAGCTCGTCAGAGCGCGACAATTCCTGGTATAAAAACAGCAATTCGTCTACCGGTAATTCAGGGTAACTGTCAGCCAGCCAGCGGCTTAAATCCGGTAGCTTTTTCAATGTTTTGGCTTTGTGCACTACATCTTTCAGTTCAGGCACCTGCATCAGCATGCTGTGATTACTCAGAATTTCTTCCGGTAGCTGATAGGCATCGTGTTCGTACTGGCAAAGTTCTGCCATATAGCTGGTGATTTGATTGGCTGAACCTAAGGAGAAACGCTGGCTGTCTGAGCTGATAGCTGGCACTAAAGGTTCCAGCGTCAGGTCTATGCCTTTTTTACGCATCTGTCCGAGCAGGAAGCTGGCGTTACGCGACAGCAGGGTATTGCGGCGTAGCTCATCACGCAGTGGCATCAATAAGTCAGCACAACGACTTAAACTTTCACGGCCCACCTGATTCATTTCAATCAAACGAGTGCGCAGCTGAATAAGTGTCTCTTTTTCAGTATTGAGTGTGCCCGTTATTTCGATGGTTTGCAGCAGTGCGCTGAGCATAGCCTCCACATCGGACACGGTTTTCTGGAAAGGGCCGTTGATATCGACCAGCGCTAAAACCGGGTCAATGTAGTCATCAAAGGCATCCATCACTGCAGCGTAGCGGCGTGCAAGGCTGAGCTTGCCTTCATCGGCTTTGGCGCGTTCCACTAAAGACAAAATGGCGCTTTCATTCTGACCAAAATGCTTCAGGACTTCACGAATACGTTCGTCCATTACCCGGGAAAAACGGCGCAGTTCACTGCTATCACGGCTATGAGCTGCCTCCTGCATACGCTCTGATAAACGCTTCAGCTCCAGAATTCGGCTTTCAATATCTGTTGCAAGGCCTAATTGCTGTTCCTGCATCAGCTGCTGAGCAAATTCCAGCACAGAACGATTCAGCTCCAACTGGCTTGATTTAGCCAGCGGGATCAGAATTTCCAGTTGCAAAAAACGTTGGGCTTCGCGAAACACCTGTTCACTGCTCATGCCACTGTTGTGGCGCAGGATCAAATGTTGTACATCCTGAAAACTGAAGTTGCCGCTTATACTTCGTTCAACCAACTGCTCAATGACAGTCCAATGCTCATCTAAGCAGCGGATAATTTTACGTGGGGCTATCATCTGTCCTTTCTTTCATAAAATTTTCACAAATGTGACATGGGTGGGTAGTGGCATCTGGCGTGGGCTGGTAGAATACGACCCCGCAAATTCCTTCCTTTTCCACAACATTAAAGCTGGTACTACATCATGTTAAGCGCAGTAATTTTGGCTCTGGTGGCAATCGCCTTTGTGATGATCGTTATAGAGGATATTATCCACGTAAACAAGGCAAAAACGACACTTTTTTTCGGTACTCTTTGCTGGATCCTCGCTTTTATTTTTCCTATGCACGGTGCTACAAGTGCCGATATCAGCGAGCAGCTGAATCATAACTTATTAGAAATAGCCACTTTGTGGTTGTTTTTGATGTCAACTATGACTTTTGTCGCTTATCTCAACAGTAAAGGCTTTATTTCTCAGGTGGTTCAACGTTTATTACCGGCTGAGTTATCTGAGCGTCGCCTGATGTTTATTATCGCGGTTTTTGCCTTTATCTTTTCGTCATTTGCCGACAACGTTACAGCCACACTGGTCGCTATCGCGGTGATCAGCAGTATCAAACTGGAAGCGAAAAAACGTATTCAATATGCCACCTTGATTATTTTTGCGGTCAACAGTGGCGGAGTGTCGTTAATCACAGGTGATGTGACGACGCTGATGTTATTTTTAGCCGGTAAAGTCACTATAACCAATCTGCTGTTACTCATTCTGCCGTCGTTATTTGCAGTCGCTGTATTGGCTATTTTACTGTCACGCAAAATGAAGGGCCGTATTGTACTGGAGAAAACACCTAAGCCAATTGAAAAAGCGGATGTGATTATTGCTGCCATTTTTGCCTCTACAATAGGCTCTACACTGCTGTTTAATATTCTGTTCCAGATCCCGCCCGTATTAACCTTCCTGTTTGGTTTAGGTGTAATGTTTCTGGCGGCTCAGTACCTGCTGCGTAAGAAAACCGGCGTCAATATTTTAAGTTACATCCGCGAAGTTGAGTTTGATACCTTATTGTTTTTCTTAGGTGTTTTACTGCTGGTTGGCATTATGAAAGAAATTGGCGTGCTGACCAATATCACGCATTTGTATCAGTATTTAGAACCAGTGCAAGCCAACTACCTGATGGGTATTTTGTCTGCGATGATCGACAACGTGCCTCTAACTGCGGCTTTGTTAAAAGCAGATTTAACCATGACCACAGCGGAGTGGCTGACTTTAACTTACGCCACTGGTGTGGGTGGTTCTATTCTGATCATAGGTTCAGCGGCCGGTATTATCGCCATGAGTAAAGTGAAAGAGCTGACTTTTGGCACTTACTTTAAAATGGCTGGCTACCTGCTGGGCTGTTATAGCCTGGGTTATGTTGGTGTTTATGTCGTTGGCCAGCTTGCACTGGGCTAAC
Protein-coding sequences here:
- the nhaD gene encoding sodium:proton antiporter NhaD; translation: MLSAVILALVAIAFVMIVIEDIIHVNKAKTTLFFGTLCWILAFIFPMHGATSADISEQLNHNLLEIATLWLFLMSTMTFVAYLNSKGFISQVVQRLLPAELSERRLMFIIAVFAFIFSSFADNVTATLVAIAVISSIKLEAKKRIQYATLIIFAVNSGGVSLITGDVTTLMLFLAGKVTITNLLLLILPSLFAVAVLAILLSRKMKGRIVLEKTPKPIEKADVIIAAIFASTIGSTLLFNILFQIPPVLTFLFGLGVMFLAAQYLLRKKTGVNILSYIREVEFDTLLFFLGVLLLVGIMKEIGVLTNITHLYQYLEPVQANYLMGILSAMIDNVPLTAALLKADLTMTTAEWLTLTYATGVGGSILIIGSAAGIIAMSKVKELTFGTYFKMAGYLLGCYSLGYVGVYVVGQLALG
- a CDS encoding condensin complex protein MksE, which encodes MQLNLDELTQLAEISKKLSNGYHISEQDFALWQELDQQEDSYTALFGALGNTLKRDSRGFFYFEVDDATASMGKISRLFALTLFALVEFYADKGQDPLRALFEHEITTEIWGQLLQQQYHLFEQLEIFSVTDMKREISNRLLRYGLARPSGDQIKLLSPVYRYLDALMDVDHSAVAEEQADV
- a CDS encoding AAA family ATPase, producing the protein MSESIKSELYGLTKLALLNTAGYAKCVIPLDDSSSICAPNNTGKSSVINALQFPLINDLRLTEWDGHDLDETRKFYFGTDQSYILLEANLPDGPVVIGVAGRGKIAGYAFQYFCYKGKLDLNHYLDGKSYVRYNKLDHHLRGLGFDPIELKQSELNAMLTGGATPFDSRINLRMIPLANVSDAPVYKDIFRRILNLHRLTAQDVKRLLLPVFARHLGDPKVDFYQVWHNAFEKVNKDRRELKALENQQEAVTALESLLDNRSVLKGRLATYAPKLDVALTEFHSYFDDQQELLNEQLTGLLAEKNQLEERQRLYVGQIKELSGRQQQLQQWFGEFDGLSQKFSLSNEATLQTNLSNIRSAYEQLSHSLQGASQVNATTLAHQKSQSAKQLQSLKLQLKNLEFNLYSRLREDLSLPEVQQITRILNPDLLSLSTTGGGDIEILDDALFSEQLEKIADCFKQGKLHLPGVVIDLHHLQPVEQNSLENKIQLKEQIEALQQTLHTLEQQLAVAGDLAGKTREKDRLYQDLLQAEEDIKKFGRYQQMLEISDEQQALQSELEIEEDKLQEQLAEVQHKASTLSDRRNLVSNKQEQIKRQAERIEQEKKERIDFQLDFYSGKVTPYPIEVTLDFDNLADVLRDFNKQCNELKLIDVNIKNTYLFIFNAGITKFEVESDEELKFQKLISAFHHLDKEREAIERRARVALTEVASTLKGLRDDLNRLHRELNSFNRGIWRHQISNLQDFKIEIVDRALLVGHIDTILTTSEAYQQGDTLDLLAPNASSNEREVQAAKDYLIQAASEKGGLTLSDLFDIRFKVVNRAGEVEFFDKIDSAGSNGTRITIKLLCGMLFIRQLLSERERGKYRIPIYIDEAADIDPHNQQALIETALNFGFVPIFASVKPQTSCRYIVPIRTVAGGAQNWVDEKDWILCEKIPLAGEEAIEVAAVALAEADV